The genomic DNA CGGGTGTGTATGGACATGACGCTAGTGGATCTCGGCCGCTGCGCCGATGTGGCCATCGGCGATGAAGCGGTGCTGTTCGGCAGCCAAGGCGACCAGTGGATCACCGTGGACTCGATCTGTGAAAAAATTAAAACCATCCCCTATGAGGTGACCTGCTGGGTAGCCAAACGGGTGCCGCGCATCTATGTGGCTGCCGGAGAGGCCTTAACGCCTGTAAAGCAGACCTGAGCGGAGCTTTAGGGGGCATGCCGTCGGCTGCAGGCTTGAAGCGGCGTCGGCCGGGTTATCGATGATGGCAGGAAACCGAAGCGTGAAGTAAACTCGGGGCCTGCGGAGGTCGTGGTGAAGCCGGATGAAAAGAAAATAAACGAGAAAATTTTACCTACTGAGTCATTAAGAGGATCTATGTCAGAACCGCAGATGGAAGATTTGAATGAAGTGATGAAAATCCGCCGGGCCAAACTGGACAAACTGGTGGAGATGAACGTCAATCCCTTTGCCTATCGGTTCGAACGCACCCATCACGCCCGCGAGGTCATCGCCCGCCACACCGAGCTGGAAAATCAGGTGCTGCGTCTGGCCGGCCGCATTATGGCGGTTCGGCGCATGGGCAAGGCTGCCTTTGCCCACATCATGGATTCGACCGACCGCATCCAGATATATGTGCGCCTCGATCAGGTGGGGCAGACGGCCTACGAACTATTCAAGCTGTACGACATCGGCGACATCATCGGCGTGGAGGGCACGGTGTTTGTGACCCATACCGGCGAAGTGAGCCTGCTGGCGGCGAAGGTGGAGCTGTTGAGCAAAAACCTCCGGCCCTTGCCGGTGGTCAAAGAAAAAGTCGAGGACGGCAAAGCGGTCACCTACGATGCCTTTGCCGACACCGAGCTGCGCTACCGGCAGCGCTATGTCGATCTGATCGTCAATCGGCCGGTGCGCGAAGTGTTCATTAAACGGTCGCAGATCATCAGCGCCATGCGCCGCTACCTGGACGGACGCGGCTATCTGGAAGTGGAAACGCCGGTGCTGCAACCGCTCTACGGCGGTGCGGCCGCGCGGCCGTTCACCACCCATCACAACACACTGGACATGACGCTGTATCTGCGCATCGCCGACGAATTGTACCTGAAGCGGCTCATCGTCGGCGGCTATGAGGGCGTTTATGAGATCAGCAAGGATTTCCGCAACGAGGGCATTGACCGCACCCATAATCCTGAGTTCACCATGATGGAGCTGTACGTCGCGTATGAAGATTAT from bacterium includes the following:
- the lysS gene encoding lysine--tRNA ligase, with the translated sequence MSEPQMEDLNEVMKIRRAKLDKLVEMNVNPFAYRFERTHHAREVIARHTELENQVLRLAGRIMAVRRMGKAAFAHIMDSTDRIQIYVRLDQVGQTAYELFKLYDIGDIIGVEGTVFVTHTGEVSLLAAKVELLSKNLRPLPVVKEKVEDGKAVTYDAFADTELRYRQRYVDLIVNRPVREVFIKRSQIISAMRRYLDGRGYLEVETPVLQPLYGGAAARPFTTHHNTLDMTLYLRIADELYLKRLIVGGYEGVYEISKDFRNEGIDRTHNPEFTMMELYVAYEDYHFMMNLVEEMITALARQINGSTRTIYQDQEIDFAAPWPRITFYDALKKYTGHDLRGKSTTELLHIGKTLHCEVEEGMSSSKILDEIMKEKVEPHFIQPTFLCDYPVEVSPLAKKHRTQEGLVERFECFVAGREIANAFSELNDP